In Flavobacterium endoglycinae, one DNA window encodes the following:
- a CDS encoding alpha/beta fold hydrolase, whose amino-acid sequence MGIKKGIRFITLKSVGSYINFLSYVRPQKAVELSYALFSQPRIGRLQKEKLPKILRNTETEIFHHNEHHFQTYIWKGNETKILLVHGWESNSSRWKKTLPHLQKSGSTIIALDAPAHGQSSGKEFNVPLYAEFINKAVEKYQPEIIIGHSIGGAACVYHQYLFPNTSINKMVILGAPSDLKTLIDNYVSMLSLNTKMFSLLENKFLNRFNFKLEDFSGQKFASEFTIPGFIAHDTSDKIVAFAEGQKIASNWKNSQFIETSGLGHGMHDDDLYNKVIEFLFSSEGKK is encoded by the coding sequence TTGGGAATTAAAAAAGGAATCCGTTTTATTACATTAAAATCAGTTGGATCTTATATTAACTTTTTGAGTTATGTGCGTCCGCAAAAAGCAGTCGAACTTTCTTATGCTCTTTTCAGCCAGCCCAGAATTGGCCGATTACAAAAAGAGAAACTTCCAAAAATCTTAAGAAATACCGAAACCGAAATATTTCATCATAACGAACATCATTTTCAAACCTATATATGGAAAGGAAATGAAACTAAAATTTTATTAGTTCATGGTTGGGAAAGCAATTCTTCTCGCTGGAAAAAAACGCTTCCTCATCTTCAAAAATCCGGAAGTACTATTATTGCACTTGATGCTCCTGCTCACGGACAAAGCAGCGGAAAAGAATTTAATGTACCCCTATATGCTGAATTTATCAATAAAGCAGTAGAAAAATATCAGCCGGAAATTATTATCGGACATTCGATTGGCGGTGCAGCTTGTGTTTATCATCAGTACTTATTTCCCAATACCAGCATTAATAAAATGGTAATTTTAGGAGCTCCTTCAGATTTAAAAACGTTGATTGATAATTATGTTTCAATGCTGAGTTTGAACACAAAAATGTTTTCACTTTTAGAAAATAAATTCCTAAACCGATTCAATTTTAAATTGGAAGATTTTTCAGGACAGAAATTTGCTTCAGAATTTACTATTCCAGGATTTATTGCTCATGATACTTCTGATAAAATTGTGGCTTTTGCCGAAGGACAAAAAATAGCAAGCAATTGGAAAAACAGTCAGTTTATTGAAACTTCAGGTTTAGGTCACGGAATGCACGATGACGATTTATACAACAAAGTGATTGAATTTCTTTTTTCTTCTGAAGGGAAAAAGTAA
- a CDS encoding ArsR/SmtB family transcription factor, which yields MENQFVKIASLLGDPTRAIVMWTLLDGKAFTATELAITANTSPQNMSMHLAKLLDAGLLFVEKQGRHKYYRFANKETAYAIEAMASLIPPAIPQKNKTDHNSPIKHCRTCYDHLAGKIGVAVAESLLEQEIILNTASEFKISTKGEKWFSDFGINIEDLKKQRRIFLKPCLDWSERKNHIAGSIGSSLLDKMIAEDWLRKTKNSRAIQITGKGEKELLRFFKIVV from the coding sequence ATGGAAAATCAATTTGTAAAAATAGCATCACTGCTTGGCGATCCAACACGTGCGATTGTAATGTGGACATTACTCGACGGAAAAGCTTTTACCGCAACAGAATTAGCAATAACAGCAAATACTTCGCCTCAAAATATGAGTATGCATCTGGCAAAACTTCTTGATGCCGGATTGTTGTTTGTTGAAAAACAAGGGCGTCATAAATATTATAGATTTGCGAATAAAGAAACGGCTTATGCAATTGAAGCCATGGCAAGTTTGATTCCGCCTGCAATTCCTCAAAAAAACAAAACAGATCATAATTCACCCATAAAACATTGCCGAACTTGCTATGATCATTTAGCTGGAAAAATTGGTGTGGCTGTAGCCGAAAGCCTGCTTGAACAGGAAATTATTTTGAATACAGCTAGCGAATTTAAAATAAGTACAAAAGGAGAAAAATGGTTTTCTGATTTTGGAATCAATATCGAAGATCTCAAAAAGCAAAGGCGTATTTTTTTAAAACCTTGTTTAGATTGGAGCGAAAGAAAAAATCATATCGCAGGATCAATAGGTTCTTCTTTATTGGATAAAATGATCGCCGAAGATTGGTTACGGAAAACCAAAAATTCGAGAGCAATCCAGATTACAGGAAAAGGTGAAAAAGAATTATTGAGATTTTTTAAAATAGTAGTTTAA
- a CDS encoding cytochrome P450: protein MSTLFLQSEIKNPYLFYQKMMEENPVYWDELNKIWAVYSYEYCTEILNHKSVHIPSVSENNLNEYALKISRNLARLSNEIHHIIAKETATVLFSYMKSVRINSIFSELFQNNTANKINWVESICKKLPVLIFLKSFDFNANDSLFISENISHLIKIMQPVKKSEDIEFINIVSKEVYFIVENHIRTFSFYENLAKSISTKYSISNEEIKSILISNLIGLFIQSYDAGRGLLSNALLHYFSEKKNLNKTDKIQIQKLVVETLRFDPPIHNTRRIAANDIQLNGMKIKKEESILLVLASANRDSKQFEKPQLFNIERKNNHDHLTFGTGGHMCLAKHFSINLATEVLFYLFQNFENIAILDQEIEYEPLINARLPKAIWISLYN from the coding sequence ATGTCAACTTTATTTTTACAATCCGAAATCAAAAATCCTTACTTATTCTATCAAAAAATGATGGAAGAAAATCCTGTTTATTGGGATGAATTGAATAAAATATGGGCTGTTTATTCTTATGAATATTGTACAGAAATATTAAACCATAAAAGCGTACATATTCCATCAGTTTCTGAAAACAATCTAAATGAATATGCTTTAAAAATCAGCAGAAATTTGGCTCGTCTTTCAAATGAAATTCATCACATAATTGCCAAAGAAACCGCAACTGTTCTTTTTTCATACATGAAATCTGTTAGAATAAATTCAATTTTTTCCGAATTATTTCAAAACAACACTGCTAATAAAATAAATTGGGTCGAATCGATCTGCAAAAAACTTCCCGTTCTGATTTTTTTAAAAAGTTTTGATTTTAATGCCAATGATTCCCTTTTTATTTCAGAAAACATTTCTCATCTTATAAAAATAATGCAACCCGTTAAAAAATCAGAAGATATCGAATTCATTAATATTGTTTCTAAAGAAGTTTATTTCATTGTCGAAAATCACATTCGTACATTTTCCTTTTATGAAAATTTAGCGAAATCTATTTCAACAAAATATAGCATTTCTAATGAAGAAATAAAATCAATACTAATCAGTAATTTAATTGGTCTTTTTATTCAAAGTTACGATGCCGGAAGAGGATTGTTGAGTAATGCATTGCTACATTATTTTTCTGAAAAAAAGAACCTTAACAAAACCGACAAAATTCAGATTCAGAAACTTGTTGTAGAAACATTGCGATTTGATCCACCAATTCATAACACGCGACGAATTGCGGCAAACGACATTCAATTGAACGGAATGAAAATTAAAAAAGAAGAATCAATTTTACTTGTTTTAGCTTCCGCAAATAGGGATTCCAAACAATTTGAAAAACCACAACTTTTTAATATTGAAAGAAAAAATAATCACGACCATTTGACTTTTGGAACTGGCGGACATATGTGCCTTGCGAAACATTTTTCAATCAATCTCGCAACAGAAGTCTTATTTTACTTATTCCAAAATTTTGAAAATATAGCTATTTTGGACCAAGAAATAGAATATGAACCGCTTATTAATGCCAGATTGCCAAAAGCAATTTGGATTTCACTTTATAATTAA
- the rluF gene encoding 23S rRNA pseudouridine(2604) synthase RluF → MEENLKRLNKFIGETGYCSRREADKLIDEKRVTVNGAVAEMGTKVSQDDEVRIDGKLIVEKHEKMVYLAFNKPVGIECTTNLEVKNNIVDYINYPKRIFPIGRLDKASEGLIFMTNDGDIVNKILRARNNHEKEYTVTVNKPITERFIQRMGNGVPILDTVTKKCKVEQISKYTFKIILTQGLNRQIRRMSEYLGYEVTALKRIRIINISLDVPVGRYRDLTDAEIKELNTLIEPSSKTEEASLPKVEAPNKSSNRRTFISKNDPRFKKRGGQ, encoded by the coding sequence ATGGAAGAAAATTTAAAGCGTCTTAATAAATTTATTGGAGAAACAGGTTATTGTTCGCGTCGTGAGGCAGATAAACTAATTGACGAAAAACGTGTAACAGTAAATGGTGCTGTGGCTGAAATGGGAACTAAAGTTTCTCAGGATGATGAAGTGCGTATAGACGGAAAGTTAATCGTGGAGAAACACGAAAAAATGGTTTATCTAGCTTTTAATAAACCTGTAGGAATCGAATGCACTACGAATTTAGAAGTTAAAAATAATATTGTCGATTATATCAATTATCCTAAACGTATTTTCCCAATTGGGAGATTGGATAAAGCCAGTGAAGGATTAATTTTCATGACCAATGACGGTGACATTGTAAACAAGATTCTTCGCGCCCGAAACAATCACGAAAAAGAATATACTGTTACGGTAAACAAACCTATTACAGAACGTTTTATTCAGAGAATGGGAAATGGTGTTCCAATTTTAGATACTGTTACCAAAAAATGTAAAGTAGAACAGATCAGTAAGTATACCTTCAAAATCATTTTAACGCAGGGATTAAACCGCCAGATTAGAAGAATGTCTGAATATTTAGGTTACGAAGTTACGGCACTTAAACGTATCCGGATTATTAATATTTCTTTGGATGTTCCAGTAGGTCGTTATCGTGATTTAACAGATGCTGAAATCAAAGAATTAAATACATTAATCGAACCTTCAAGTAAAACAGAAGAAGCGAGTTTACCTAAGGTTGAAGCTCCAAACAAGAGTTCAAACAGAAGAACGTTTATTTCGAAAAATGATCCAAGATTTAAAAAAAGAGGAGGACAATAA
- a CDS encoding winged helix-turn-helix domain-containing protein has translation MGIIDKLNKDFESRVRLGIMSVLMVNDWVDFTEMKTLLNITDGNLASHSSALEKAGYIEVKKEFVGKKPKTSYQVTDLGRAAFKEHLSYLEKLMKS, from the coding sequence ATGGGAATTATTGATAAACTAAATAAAGATTTTGAAAGCCGTGTCAGACTGGGCATTATGTCCGTTCTGATGGTTAACGACTGGGTAGATTTTACCGAGATGAAAACGCTTTTGAATATCACCGATGGTAATTTAGCGAGTCATTCCTCTGCGCTTGAAAAAGCAGGTTATATCGAAGTGAAGAAAGAATTTGTGGGTAAAAAGCCCAAAACCTCTTATCAAGTAACTGATTTAGGGCGTGCAGCCTTTAAAGAACACTTATCGTATCTTGAAAAATTAATGAAATCCTAA
- a CDS encoding Nif3-like dinuclear metal center hexameric protein translates to MKIKDIISVLEEMAPLAYAEDFDNVGLLVGDPETESTGVLVCHDALENVIEEAKTKNCNLIVCFHPILFSGIKKITGKNYVERAILKAIKNDIAIYAVHTALDNHSQGVNKIFSNALGLVNTKILVPKQQFLQKLVTYTIPDNSEKVRNAMFEAGAGTIGNYDNCSFNSEGFFTFKGNEKSNPVIGEKGKLHTGTEIKIEVIFEKHLQSRILKALFANHIYEEVAYEIYDLQNPHQNIGLGMIGELENEMDEKEFLLYVKDIMIARGIRHSSFTGKKIKKVAVLGGSGSFAIKNAIQAGADAYLTADLKYHQFYEAENKLLLADIGHFESERYTKNYIVDYLRKKILNFAIILSEENTNPVKYL, encoded by the coding sequence ATGAAAATCAAAGATATCATATCCGTACTTGAAGAAATGGCTCCTTTGGCCTATGCAGAAGATTTTGACAATGTGGGACTTTTAGTCGGAGATCCGGAAACCGAAAGCACCGGAGTTTTAGTATGTCACGATGCACTGGAAAATGTGATTGAAGAAGCGAAAACTAAAAACTGCAATTTGATCGTATGTTTTCATCCGATTTTATTTTCTGGAATTAAAAAAATCACTGGTAAAAATTACGTCGAACGTGCTATTTTAAAAGCCATTAAAAACGATATTGCTATTTATGCTGTCCATACAGCTCTTGACAATCATTCGCAAGGCGTTAATAAAATTTTCAGTAACGCTCTTGGCTTAGTAAACACCAAAATCTTAGTTCCGAAACAACAGTTTCTTCAAAAATTAGTGACCTATACGATTCCTGACAATTCAGAAAAAGTACGAAATGCAATGTTCGAAGCGGGAGCGGGAACAATTGGAAATTATGACAACTGCAGTTTTAATTCTGAAGGCTTTTTCACTTTTAAAGGAAATGAAAAAAGCAATCCAGTTATTGGCGAAAAAGGAAAATTACACACGGGAACTGAAATAAAAATCGAAGTTATTTTTGAAAAACATTTGCAATCAAGAATTTTAAAAGCGCTTTTTGCCAATCACATTTACGAAGAAGTAGCTTATGAAATATACGATCTTCAAAATCCTCATCAAAATATTGGTTTGGGAATGATTGGTGAGCTTGAAAATGAGATGGACGAAAAGGAATTTCTCTTATATGTCAAAGATATTATGATTGCGCGAGGCATTCGTCATTCCTCCTTTACAGGAAAAAAAATAAAGAAAGTAGCTGTTTTGGGAGGCTCTGGAAGCTTTGCCATAAAAAATGCTATTCAGGCTGGAGCCGATGCTTATTTGACTGCTGATTTAAAGTATCACCAGTTTTATGAAGCAGAAAACAAGTTGCTTTTGGCGGATATTGGTCATTTTGAGAGTGAACGCTATACAAAAAACTATATTGTTGATTATCTTCGAAAAAAAATTCTTAATTTTGCGATCATTTTATCGGAAGAAAATACAAATCCAGTTAAGTACTTATAG
- a CDS encoding Txe/YoeB family addiction module toxin: MGKFRVEVTKVAYQDIEKHKKSGNKISIKNIAKILIDLTENPYEGFGNPEPLKYEYSGLWSRRINQKDRLIYRVDDEVVTVFVISAIGHYSDK, translated from the coding sequence ATGGGGAAGTTTAGGGTTGAAGTAACTAAAGTGGCATACCAGGATATTGAAAAACATAAAAAATCAGGAAATAAAATTTCTATTAAAAATATCGCTAAAATTTTAATTGATCTTACAGAAAACCCATATGAAGGTTTTGGAAATCCAGAGCCTTTAAAATATGAATATTCAGGATTATGGTCAAGACGAATTAATCAAAAAGATAGATTAATTTATCGTGTAGATGATGAAGTTGTAACTGTATTTGTGATTTCAGCAATTGGTCATTATTCAGATAAATAA
- a CDS encoding LamG domain-containing protein: protein MVRALYYVLLLIGALKLQAQNNQSYKSDKDLILYLPLNGSVKDESFLHNNCIPYSLEPAKDRFNNDNGAFFFGNNGCIRIENVDNFNNLTSFTLSGWVYLNYYGEQNNIISKVNPGRDFNLQITQDGIINFHTFNNDYIHFYSETKVPLNEWTHIVFTCKRKSFQLYVNGKPENFTIHYENRIVTKKELKLKFFWTGKDLTIGNLYLGAHENFNGILDEIRIYKKALKPKNIEKLFIKESEEKGKMYQFGMYSNEKPPLKDSIDFPQSSVDENKESHSDKENGN from the coding sequence ATGGTACGTGCACTTTACTATGTTTTACTTTTAATAGGAGCTTTAAAACTGCAAGCTCAAAATAACCAAAGCTATAAATCAGATAAAGATTTGATTTTATATTTACCTTTAAACGGAAGTGTAAAGGATGAAAGTTTTCTGCATAATAATTGTATACCTTATTCATTAGAGCCCGCAAAAGATAGATTTAATAATGATAACGGCGCTTTTTTCTTTGGTAATAATGGATGCATACGCATTGAAAATGTAGATAATTTTAATAATTTAACTTCTTTTACATTAAGTGGCTGGGTCTATTTGAACTACTATGGAGAACAGAATAATATCATTTCGAAAGTAAACCCGGGAAGAGATTTTAATCTACAGATTACTCAAGATGGAATCATTAATTTCCATACTTTTAATAATGATTATATCCATTTTTATTCCGAAACGAAGGTTCCACTAAATGAGTGGACACATATTGTTTTTACCTGTAAAAGAAAGTCATTTCAATTGTATGTTAACGGCAAACCAGAAAATTTTACTATTCATTATGAGAATCGTATTGTAACAAAAAAAGAGCTTAAACTTAAATTCTTTTGGACAGGAAAAGACCTTACAATTGGGAATCTTTATTTAGGTGCACATGAAAATTTTAATGGAATTCTTGATGAAATTAGGATTTATAAAAAAGCATTGAAGCCAAAAAATATTGAAAAACTCTTTATAAAAGAAAGTGAAGAAAAGGGTAAGATGTATCAATTTGGAATGTATTCTAATGAAAAGCCACCCTTAAAAGATAGTATCGATTTTCCTCAATCATCAGTTGATGAAAATAAAGAATCTCATTCAGATAAAGAAAATGGGAATTAA
- a CDS encoding antibiotic biosynthesis monooxygenase family protein translates to MIAVIFEVIPNEEKKEEYLDIAANLKPELSHIDGFISIERFQSLSDSGKILSLSFWRDEASIQEWRNLEMHRHAQEKGRNSIFKNYHLRIATVVRDYGMFERNETPEDSREFHSQ, encoded by the coding sequence ATGATAGCCGTAATTTTTGAAGTCATTCCAAACGAAGAAAAAAAAGAAGAATATCTAGATATTGCTGCCAATCTTAAACCTGAATTAAGCCATATTGATGGATTTATTTCTATCGAAAGATTTCAGAGTTTAAGCGATTCTGGAAAAATTTTGTCTTTGTCTTTTTGGAGAGATGAAGCAAGCATTCAAGAATGGAGAAATCTTGAAATGCATCGTCATGCTCAGGAAAAAGGCAGAAACAGCATTTTTAAAAATTATCATTTACGAATTGCAACTGTTGTTCGCGATTATGGAATGTTTGAAAGAAATGAAACACCTGAAGACAGCAGGGAATTTCACAGCCAATAA
- a CDS encoding zinc ribbon domain-containing protein: protein MTNTKELSVEDKLRAIYDLQLIDSRIDEIRNVRGELPLEVEDLEDEVAGLSTRSEKLKGELEVIEEQIKAKKIAIEEHKEVIKKYTKQQESVRNNREFNSLTKEVEFQELEIQLAEKQIKEMKASIEHKKEVISNLKEKLDAKSSHLKHKKSELDAIMAETQKEEAFLTEKSAEFASQIEDRLLAAYNRIRSSVRNGLAVVSIERGASAGSFFTIPPQTQVEIASRKKIITDEHSGRILVDTQLADEEKEKMEQLFSKF from the coding sequence ATGACGAATACGAAAGAATTAAGTGTTGAGGACAAGTTAAGAGCAATATATGATTTACAGCTTATTGACTCTAGAATTGACGAAATCAGAAACGTTAGAGGAGAACTTCCTTTAGAAGTTGAAGATTTAGAAGATGAAGTTGCAGGTTTGAGCACTCGTTCAGAAAAACTGAAAGGTGAACTTGAAGTGATTGAGGAGCAAATCAAAGCAAAGAAAATTGCTATTGAGGAGCATAAAGAGGTTATCAAGAAATACACAAAACAACAAGAATCAGTTCGTAACAACAGAGAATTTAATTCTTTGACAAAAGAAGTTGAATTTCAAGAATTAGAAATTCAATTAGCTGAAAAGCAAATCAAAGAAATGAAAGCTTCTATCGAGCATAAAAAAGAAGTTATTTCTAATTTAAAAGAAAAACTTGATGCTAAAAGCTCTCATTTAAAACATAAAAAATCTGAATTAGATGCTATCATGGCTGAAACTCAGAAAGAAGAAGCTTTCTTAACAGAAAAATCTGCTGAATTCGCTTCTCAAATTGAAGACAGATTATTAGCTGCTTACAACAGAATCAGAAGCAGTGTCCGTAATGGTTTAGCGGTGGTTTCTATTGAAAGAGGAGCTTCTGCAGGATCATTCTTTACGATTCCGCCTCAAACTCAGGTTGAAATTGCTTCAAGAAAGAAAATCATCACTGATGAGCATTCTGGAAGAATCCTAGTTGATACGCAATTAGCAGATGAAGAAAAAGAAAAAATGGAACAATTGTTCTCAAAATTCTAA
- a CDS encoding DUF2683 family protein produces the protein MTTIKINENTKTGKAFMAMFEAFFKGVEGIEVVEPNYGQVNEERSIYTSEFADKVKKAEENIKKGETTTLNPDDVWGSLGLK, from the coding sequence ATGACTACAATAAAAATTAATGAAAACACAAAGACAGGAAAAGCATTTATGGCTATGTTCGAGGCTTTCTTTAAGGGTGTAGAAGGTATAGAAGTTGTTGAACCTAATTATGGACAGGTTAATGAAGAACGAAGTATTTATACTTCTGAATTTGCTGATAAGGTGAAAAAAGCAGAAGAGAATATTAAAAAAGGCGAAACAACAACGCTAAATCCAGATGATGTATGGGGAAGTTTAGGGTTGAAGTAA
- the lpxK gene encoding tetraacyldisaccharide 4'-kinase, protein MNLLRKILFPFAVLYGLITSIRNFLFDKGILKSTSFDVPVIAVGNLSVGGTGKTPQIEYLIRLLTDKYKVATLSRGYKRKSEGFVLAGENSNAEILGDEPFQFYQKFPNVKVAVDANRTNGIMQLLAHPDKPEVILLDDAFQHRKVKAGFYILLTAFDDLYADDYMLPTGNLRESRSGAERANIVIVTKCPNNLSEEKQTEIRLKLKLNCSQQIFFTFIDYDTVIYNKDAKIAVSEIKSEPKLLLAGIAKPKPFFEYLKTENDECLTFPDHHHFSDADLESIQKKANGNKIITTEKDYVRLKDSKLVSQLYYLPIKSTFINHQQNFDASILDYIKNNLRS, encoded by the coding sequence ATGAACTTACTTCGAAAAATACTTTTCCCTTTTGCCGTTTTATACGGATTAATTACTTCAATTCGTAATTTTTTGTTTGATAAAGGCATTCTTAAATCAACTTCGTTTGATGTTCCAGTAATCGCTGTTGGAAATTTGAGCGTAGGAGGAACCGGCAAAACGCCTCAAATCGAATATTTAATTCGGTTATTAACTGATAAATATAAAGTAGCGACATTAAGCCGTGGTTATAAACGAAAGTCTGAAGGATTTGTTTTGGCTGGTGAAAATTCGAATGCCGAAATTCTGGGCGATGAACCTTTTCAGTTTTATCAAAAATTCCCAAATGTTAAAGTAGCAGTTGATGCTAATCGTACTAATGGAATCATGCAATTACTTGCTCATCCTGATAAACCAGAGGTGATTCTGCTGGATGATGCTTTTCAGCACCGCAAAGTAAAAGCAGGATTTTATATTTTGCTAACAGCTTTTGATGATTTGTATGCAGATGATTATATGCTGCCAACTGGAAATTTGAGGGAAAGCAGGAGCGGAGCAGAAAGAGCCAATATTGTAATTGTTACCAAATGTCCAAATAATTTATCTGAAGAAAAGCAGACAGAAATTAGATTAAAACTGAAACTGAATTGTTCGCAGCAGATCTTCTTTACGTTTATCGATTATGATACTGTAATTTATAATAAAGACGCAAAAATCGCGGTAAGTGAAATTAAATCAGAGCCAAAACTACTTTTAGCTGGAATTGCAAAACCAAAACCATTTTTTGAATATTTAAAAACAGAAAATGATGAGTGTTTAACGTTTCCTGATCATCACCATTTTTCTGATGCCGATTTAGAATCAATTCAGAAAAAAGCAAATGGAAATAAAATCATTACAACCGAGAAAGATTATGTGAGATTAAAAGATTCTAAGCTGGTTTCGCAATTGTATTACCTTCCAATTAAAAGTACTTTTATAAATCACCAGCAAAATTTTGATGCTTCGATTTTAGATTATATTAAAAATAATTTGAGATCATAG
- a CDS encoding DUF4153 domain-containing protein: MKKHQIILACTAVFILLFYNESVGINISIFGVFLTLLISYFFQEKFVERSHLTLVITSILSCFAFAWYGDAASFFALALSILFLQFKTQDPELKTIQIFPLIFLNGITSLGRVFIFDQWLPQRKIHNDFAKKLVAFVIIPLVFLGLFFVVYSFGSDHFSSLFTDYELDINLPQLIGISILGFYISFSFWNYWVPDACYQYNPKLNNDFTNPSEVKNENTFSFLDLDFERKSGEITLLLLNIMLLVFIGTYNYEQFFEVVEKTNLSSDTHERVNAVIFSILMAVGVIMFYFKGGFNFDEKASSLKTLAKVWLGLNVVLIISAIIKNSEYVSYFGLTYKRLGVYAFLILAIIGLVISFQKINKQKTNAFLFNQMLWYFYGTIILCSYVNWGGLITNYNISVNKGVEPVFLSGLNFNDEARREYFKKNNLDGKYAEAVREEMISNYQDANFLSKALYYEFLNKKP; this comes from the coding sequence ATGAAAAAACATCAAATTATCTTAGCGTGCACAGCAGTTTTTATACTGTTATTTTACAACGAATCAGTTGGAATCAATATTTCTATTTTTGGCGTCTTTCTAACGCTTCTCATTAGTTATTTCTTTCAAGAAAAGTTTGTAGAACGATCTCATCTCACTTTAGTAATCACCTCAATTTTATCTTGTTTTGCTTTTGCTTGGTATGGAGATGCAGCCTCATTTTTTGCTTTAGCCTTATCGATTTTGTTTTTACAATTTAAGACTCAAGATCCCGAACTCAAAACAATTCAAATTTTTCCGCTTATATTTTTAAACGGAATCACTTCTTTAGGGCGAGTATTTATTTTCGATCAATGGCTTCCACAAAGAAAAATCCACAATGATTTTGCTAAAAAACTAGTTGCTTTTGTCATTATTCCACTTGTGTTTTTGGGACTTTTCTTTGTTGTATATTCTTTCGGAAGCGATCACTTTTCGTCATTGTTTACCGATTATGAATTGGATATTAATTTACCGCAATTAATTGGAATCAGTATTTTAGGATTTTATATTTCTTTCAGTTTTTGGAATTATTGGGTTCCAGATGCATGTTATCAATACAATCCAAAATTAAACAATGATTTTACGAATCCTTCTGAAGTTAAAAATGAGAATACATTTTCATTTCTGGATTTGGATTTCGAAAGGAAAAGCGGTGAAATTACTTTATTGTTATTAAATATTATGCTTCTAGTTTTCATTGGAACATATAACTACGAACAGTTTTTTGAAGTGGTCGAAAAAACGAATTTAAGTTCAGATACACACGAACGTGTAAATGCGGTGATTTTCTCAATTTTGATGGCTGTTGGAGTAATTATGTTCTACTTTAAAGGAGGATTTAATTTTGATGAAAAAGCTTCTTCTCTTAAAACGCTAGCTAAAGTTTGGCTTGGACTAAACGTCGTTTTAATAATAAGTGCGATTATTAAAAATTCAGAATACGTTTCTTATTTTGGTTTGACTTATAAAAGGTTAGGAGTATATGCTTTTCTTATTTTAGCTATTATTGGATTAGTAATTTCATTTCAAAAAATAAACAAACAGAAAACAAATGCTTTTCTTTTTAACCAAATGCTTTGGTATTTCTACGGAACGATTATTTTATGCAGTTACGTAAATTGGGGTGGTTTAATTACGAATTACAATATTTCGGTAAATAAAGGTGTAGAGCCAGTTTTCTTAAGTGGATTAAATTTTAATGATGAAGCGCGAAGAGAATATTTTAAGAAGAACAATTTAGACGGAAAATATGCAGAAGCTGTGAGAGAAGAAATGATTTCGAATTATCAAGACGCTAATTTTTTATCTAAAGCGTTGTATTATGAGTTTTTAAATAAAAAGCCGTAA